The Dehalobacter sp. genomic sequence ATAACGTCTATGAAATAGATGTCAAATTATCTCAAAGGGCTATTTCAGAAATAACGGGTGTTCATTTTGTCACCATTTGCAGAGTATTTAGCTGGTTAAAAAAAGAAAATATTTTGCATAAAACAACAAGTAAAATTATTATTAATGATTTAGAGAGGCTTAAAGAAATAATCAATGAGAACAGCAAAAACTAAACACCGGCAGCGGTGTTTTTTTAATATTAAAACGTAAGAACTTAGTATAGATTAATTTTTTTATGACTTCAGTCAGATCTTAGCCTATGCTAAAAAAGGTTATTAAAGAAATTATTAGAATTTGTTTTGGGAACTCTTTTGCGGGGAGGGGGACAAAAAATGGAAAGGGTAATAAGCAACCACTATAGTATTTTGCCCGGTAATTTTTATCCGATTTTGAAACTATGTAATTATACGCATTTGGGGGTCATACGTAATTATCGCAAAGGAGATACGATTGTTTTGCCTGGAGAGATCATCAATAAAGTTGTCTTTGTGCTTTCGGGAAAATTGGGTATTAGCTTTATGAATGATGATGGAAGGCAAAAGTTTATGTTTTACGCTGATCCTTTTACTTTTGCGGATCGATTATTTGCCATTGAGGAATGTTTTGTTCATGTTGTTTCAGAGGAAAGGAGTACGGTTTGCTTCTTCGATAAAGAACAACTTCTTAGTATATTCCAACAGGATAAAGAAGTTCTTATTGAATTTATTACCTGTTATGCATCCAAATGCACTTATTTTATGCGTGAATCTAAAGAAATGGCAATTTATAAACCATCGGTCCGGGTGTTAAGGTTGCTTTATGAACTCTGCCGTCAGAAGGGAAAAGAAGTTGACCAGGTTGACCATGTTTATGAGATTGATGAAAGAGTATCGCAGAAGGCGATATCTGAAATAACCGGTGTTCATTTTGTGACAATCTGCAAACTATTTCGCTATTTGAAAAAAGAGAATATTCTGAAGAAAAATTCAGGTAAGATCATCATTTATGATTTGCCTCGGTTACAAAATTTGATTGAAGAGTGGATGAAAACTTAAACACAGCCGAAAGATCACATTTTAGACTGTCGACAAAGTGATTGTCGGCATTTTTTTTTATTTATACCATTATAAAAAAAATAAATTGTGATAGAAAAATTCTTATACTAGACTAAGTCTGGTTTTGTTAAATTTAATACAATGTTAATTAATCAAGATATTATTAACGAGAAGGTAAAAGGAGGTGTAAAACAATGAGTACTTTTTTAATTTTCTTAGCGGGTGTCCTTTTTTTAGCCGGTATCCTTTTTATCAAGCCGCGCGCTGCTAAAAATAAAATTTGGCAGACAGTGCTGGTATGGACTCTATTTGTCGTTTGGTATTTCATCACATGGATTGGAATTTCGTTTGTCTACATTAATGCCAGCGTAGGGCACGTCAAAGCGACAAGCACCGCAATCTTCTTATTTGGAGGAATTTCCGTGGTGCTGGCTATCATCTTAGCGCGTATCTTGGGATTTATCACGATGAAGAAAAAAGTAGACCATACGACACAAGCTTAAAGGAGGAGAACTGATGTCAGAAATTCCGGAAAAAAATAATAAAAAACCCAATCAGCAAACACGCTTAAGCCGACGGGGTTTTTTGAAGGCAAGTGCAGGGGCCGCTGCAACGGCCCTTGGCGTGGTGGGAGCAATTACAAGCTCGCCCGGAGTGGCAAACGCTGTAATTGATCTCGGGTATAGAAACTCATTATATAAACAAATGGATTATACACCAATAAAGGGCCAATGGTCAAAATTAAAGCCGAAAATGGATTACGGCGGTGCCTCAGTCCATTTTGTAGAACATAATGATCAATGGCTTGGAACATCTCAGATTATTGGAAAAGTAGAGAGAACGAATGAATCTGACGGTGGATTTCCATATGCAATTCGAGGATTGCTGGGAACGAAGTCCCAATATGGATTTGTTTCGCAGGCGATAAGATATCCTCTCGGGGATGCCTTGATGCTTCCAACGCAGGAAATAAGCAAACCAAATATTGTAAGTGGTACTCCGAAACCGGAAAAACTTCCGATTCCTGATCCGGAACAAATGTCTATGCATATCAAAGATCTTGCATATTATTTGAGAGCAGATGAAGTAGGGATCGGGAAGATGCCATCCTATGGCTACTACAAAGCCGTTATGGATCCGCCTGAAGGAGCCTATGCTGCCGGCATTGTTACCCTTGAAACCCCTTATGTAGATGTACCTGTTACGGAGTCAATGCCTTACGTTATTTGTGTTGCTGTGGAACAGCATTGGGAGACTTATGCGGCTTCAACGGGGTATGACGGAATTTCCCTTGAGCAGTCATTCCGCAGTTATCATGCGACAGCCAATATTTCTGTCGTCATGGCTCAATATATCCGCAACTTAGGCTATCATGCCAGGGCTCATCATTTTGGGAATTATGAAGCAGTTATGGGGCCTTTATTAATTGCGGCGGGTATGGGAGAGCTTACCCGTACGGGGGACTGTGTAGCGCATCCAAGAATGGGTTTCAGAAATAAAGTAGCCGCAGTTACGACAGATTTGCCTTTGGTACCGGATAAACCCCTTGACTTCGGCATGCTGGATTTCTGCAGGGTATGTAAAAAATGCGCCGAAACCTGCCCGAACCAAGCGATAACCTATGATGTGGATCCTGTTGAATTTAACGGCTATATGCGCTGGAATACCGATGCCTATAAATGTGCGGCATTCAGAACCGGCAACGAGGAAGGCGTGAACTGCGGTAGATGTGTAAAGACCTGTCCATGGAATTCCAAGGAAAAATCCTGGTTCCATGATCTCGGAATATGGATCGGCAGCAAGGGAGAGACAGCTTCATCACTGCTTAAAAATATTGATGACATGTTTGGTTACGGAACGGAAGAAATCACCCGATATAAGTGGTGGCTGGAATGGCCGGAAATGTATAAGATCAGAATACCGGCAGATAAGCAATAAATACTATTTTCTAAACAGGAAGCTGCTGCCAACAAACTTATGTTTGTTGGCAGCAGCTTCTTATATTTTAGGGCCTAGTAAAATACTTAATCTGTTTCGGCTATAATCTGTCAAGATAAAAGATGACCATCTATGTTAACATTGATAAAAAATATTAGTAGCAACGAAGAAAATATTAACAGCCGATAATGCCCAACATTTAATAATGAGTACAATGAAGCGTGTAAGAGATACAATTCGTAAGATTAAAGGAGGTGAAAAAATGAGTACTTTGTTAATTTTCCTGGCTGGTATTCTTTTTTTAGCGGGGATTCTTTTTGTCAAACCCAGGGCCAAGCAAAATAAAACATGGCAAACCGTGGCTGTTTGGGTAACCTTTGTTGTTTGGTTTTTCATGACATGTATAGGGGTATCATTTGTTTACATTAATGCCAGTGTGGGACACGTCAAGGCGACAAGCACAGCTATCTTTCTATTTGGGGGAATCTCGGTAGTACTGGCCATCGTATTAGCCCGTATTTTAGGATTTATTGGTATGAAAAAGAAGGTCAACGAGTCTATAAAGGCTTGAGGGGAGGAAAATTGATGTCGGATCATTCCGAAAGTAAAAAGCTGCCTGGGCAGGTAAGCCGCCGCGGCTTTTTGAAAACTGGTGTGGCTGCAGCAGCTATGGGCGTAATGGGAGCGGTTGCAGCTCCATCGAAGATAGCAAACGCTACTGTAAGTACCCTAAACTATGCGCCCGCAAAGGGACAATGGTCAAAATTGCGGCCCACACCCAACTATGGCGGTGCTAGCGTCCGTTATGCCGAATATAATGACCAGTGGTTGGGAACAAGCAAGATTGTGGGAAAGGTTGAAAGATCAAGTGAATACGACTCAGGTTTCACATTGGCGCTTAGAGGGTTACTCGGAGAGAAGGCCAGATGGGGATTCCTTACCCAGACCAAGAGATATCCACTAACAGATGGAATAGGCTGGGCCATAGGGCCGATCAGCCTGGATGAGATTTGTATTGGTGTCCCGAATGCCGAGAAGCTTCCGATTCCCGATCCGGAACAAATGTCCCAGCATATGAAAGACGTTGCGTATTATCTCAGGGCAGATGAAGTCGGTATCGGCAATATGCCGTCCTATGCTTATTATGGGTTTAAGCAGGTTCCGCCGCAGGGGTTGTTCCCCGCGGGTATCGTTCCGCCGGATACGCCGATTCACCAGATCCCGAACACAGAACCGGATTTGCCTTATGTTATTACGTTTGCGGTGGAGCAGCATTTGGAAACCTATCTGGCCTCGACCGGCTATGACGGGATTTCCGTATCCCAGTCATTCCGGTGTTATCATGCCGTAGCGAATATTGCCGTTATTATGGCCCGATACATTCGGACTTTAGGTTATAATGCCAGGGCGCATCACTTTGGCAACTATGATCTGGCTGTTCCGCCGGCGCTTATCGCTTCCGGA encodes the following:
- a CDS encoding reductive dehalogenase: MSDHSESKKLPGQVSRRGFLKTGVAAAAMGVMGAVAAPSKIANATVSTLNYAPAKGQWSKLRPTPNYGGASVRYAEYNDQWLGTSKIVGKVERSSEYDSGFTLALRGLLGEKARWGFLTQTKRYPLTDGIGWAIGPISLDEICIGVPNAEKLPIPDPEQMSQHMKDVAYYLRADEVGIGNMPSYAYYGFKQVPPQGLFPAGIVPPDTPIHQIPNTEPDLPYVITFAVEQHLETYLASTGYDGISVSQSFRCYHAVANIAVIMARYIRTLGYNARAHHFGNYDLAVPPALIASGMGELSRTGDCVAHPRMGFRNKCGAVTTDLPLVPDKPIDFGLLDFCRVCNKCSDNCPAGAITHDKDPVVQNGYLRWNSDMKKCAAFRAGNDEGVNCGRCLKVCPWNSKEDSWFHEAGLWIGSKGEAASSLLKSIDDMFGYGTEEITQYKWWLEWPELYKINIPS
- a CDS encoding reductive dehalogenase; its protein translation is MSEIPEKNNKKPNQQTRLSRRGFLKASAGAAATALGVVGAITSSPGVANAVIDLGYRNSLYKQMDYTPIKGQWSKLKPKMDYGGASVHFVEHNDQWLGTSQIIGKVERTNESDGGFPYAIRGLLGTKSQYGFVSQAIRYPLGDALMLPTQEISKPNIVSGTPKPEKLPIPDPEQMSMHIKDLAYYLRADEVGIGKMPSYGYYKAVMDPPEGAYAAGIVTLETPYVDVPVTESMPYVICVAVEQHWETYAASTGYDGISLEQSFRSYHATANISVVMAQYIRNLGYHARAHHFGNYEAVMGPLLIAAGMGELTRTGDCVAHPRMGFRNKVAAVTTDLPLVPDKPLDFGMLDFCRVCKKCAETCPNQAITYDVDPVEFNGYMRWNTDAYKCAAFRTGNEEGVNCGRCVKTCPWNSKEKSWFHDLGIWIGSKGETASSLLKNIDDMFGYGTEEITRYKWWLEWPEMYKIRIPADKQ
- a CDS encoding dehalogenase, with translation MSTLLIFLAGILFLAGILFVKPRAKQNKTWQTVAVWVTFVVWFFMTCIGVSFVYINASVGHVKATSTAIFLFGGISVVLAIVLARILGFIGMKKKVNESIKA
- a CDS encoding dehalogenase; protein product: MSTFLIFLAGVLFLAGILFIKPRAAKNKIWQTVLVWTLFVVWYFITWIGISFVYINASVGHVKATSTAIFLFGGISVVLAIILARILGFITMKKKVDHTTQA
- a CDS encoding Crp/Fnr family transcriptional regulator; translated protein: MERVISNHYSILPGNFYPILKLCNYTHLGVIRNYRKGDTIVLPGEIINKVVFVLSGKLGISFMNDDGRQKFMFYADPFTFADRLFAIEECFVHVVSEERSTVCFFDKEQLLSIFQQDKEVLIEFITCYASKCTYFMRESKEMAIYKPSVRVLRLLYELCRQKGKEVDQVDHVYEIDERVSQKAISEITGVHFVTICKLFRYLKKENILKKNSGKIIIYDLPRLQNLIEEWMKT